One Candidatus Desulfatibia profunda genomic window, ATATTGATTTTTTATACATCTTCCGATCTATAGGAGAAGTTTTTTCTTGACAAGCGTAGGCCATATAGATGTTCGCTGCGATATTTTAGCGCTTATGGTCGGAATTTTTTTAATTTCAGGTTCTTAAGGATTTTATAATGTTTGTCATTACCCGTTAGAATGGGTAACCCGTATGCAATGGCCGTAGCACCTATTAAAGAATCTGCCAACTGAATGGAATGGCTTAAATAATGTTGCTCTACAAAAAACATGGCTTTAACGGAAATCTCTTCTGAAATATATAGGATCTTAGCGTTCCAAACATTAAGCGCTTTTCGCAGCGTATTTAGCTCAGTTGTGTTTCTCATTCCTTGAACCAATTCCATATATGTAACAACTGAGATAAAGAAATTTTCTGAATTCTCTATGGCATTATAGGCCTTTTCATTTCCCTTCATGTACCAAATAAGAACATCAGTATCGATAAGCATTTAGAATCTTCCTTTTCTCAAATCCCTGACATGTTCGTTTACGTTTTGAA contains:
- a CDS encoding type II toxin-antitoxin system VapC family toxin translates to MLIDTDVLIWYMKGNEKAYNAIENSENFFISVVTYMELVQGMRNTTELNTLRKALNVWNAKILYISEEISVKAMFFVEQHYLSHSIQLADSLIGATAIAYGLPILTGNDKHYKILKNLKLKKFRP